A window of the Nocardia sp. NBC_01329 genome harbors these coding sequences:
- a CDS encoding MarR family winged helix-turn-helix transcriptional regulator, protein MPETRWLDDRERHAWRGYLAMHAQLVAHLHRQLQHESGLSLADFDVLVQLTDRPEPRIRIGELRQALQWEKSRLSHHLGRMQRRGLVLREDCPDDARGAYIVLTDQGRAAIEQAAPSHVDTVRELVFDALTDDQVNALATIADRILEKLNETA, encoded by the coding sequence ATGCCCGAGACGCGATGGCTCGATGACCGTGAGCGCCATGCCTGGCGGGGTTATCTCGCGATGCACGCACAGCTGGTCGCTCACCTGCACCGGCAGCTTCAGCACGAGTCCGGTCTGTCGCTGGCCGATTTCGACGTACTGGTCCAGCTCACCGACCGGCCCGAGCCGCGAATTCGCATAGGGGAACTCCGACAGGCCCTGCAATGGGAAAAGAGCCGGCTGTCACATCACCTCGGCCGGATGCAGCGTCGTGGGCTGGTGCTGCGCGAGGACTGCCCGGACGACGCCCGCGGGGCCTATATCGTGCTCACCGACCAGGGGCGCGCCGCGATCGAGCAGGCGGCACCGAGCCATGTCGACACTGTTCGGGAGTTGGTCTTCGACGCACTCACCGACGACCAGGTGAACGCCCTGGCCACGATCGCCGACCGCATCCTCGAAAAGCTGAACGAAACGGCATGA
- a CDS encoding YceI family protein, with protein sequence MTTATNVNELSGTYALDPTHTRVGFVTRHAMVTKVRGAFNEFTGSAYFDGENPTNSSGEVTIQVASIDTRNADRDNHLRGLDFLGLDEYPEITFRSTAITPTGPDAFDVTGDLTIKGVTRPVTIPFTFEGQVTDPFGNVRVGFEGSAGINRKDFGITWNAALETGGVLVADKVVLEFEVSAIKQDPAARS encoded by the coding sequence ATGACAACCGCGACGAATGTGAACGAGCTGAGCGGAACCTATGCACTGGACCCGACCCATACCCGGGTCGGTTTCGTGACCAGGCATGCGATGGTGACCAAGGTGCGCGGGGCGTTCAACGAATTCACCGGTAGCGCGTATTTCGACGGTGAGAACCCCACCAACTCCTCGGGCGAGGTGACGATCCAGGTGGCCAGCATCGACACCCGCAATGCCGATCGCGACAACCATCTGCGCGGCCTCGATTTCCTGGGCCTGGACGAATACCCCGAGATCACCTTCCGCTCGACAGCGATCACTCCGACCGGCCCGGACGCGTTCGATGTCACCGGCGACCTCACCATCAAAGGCGTCACCCGGCCCGTGACGATCCCGTTCACTTTCGAAGGACAGGTCACCGACCCGTTCGGCAATGTCCGGGTCGGTTTCGAGGGTTCGGCCGGTATCAACCGCAAAGACTTCGGCATCACCTGGAACGCGGCCCTGGAAACCGGTGGTGTGCTGGTCGCCGACAAGGTCGTCCTGGAATTCGAGGTCTCCGCGATCAAACAGGACCCCGCGGCGCGGAGCTGA
- a CDS encoding oxidoreductase, which translates to MDLELTGRTAVVTGASRGIGLAIAEALTAEGVQVVGGARTITPELEKASVAAISADLSTPEGATRLIDGALAELGGIDILVNNVGAGDADLLGLGGFLDVTDDQWRKLFDLNLFSAVWATRAALPSLLQRRGSIVNISSIFARTPTPGPIGYSEAKAALSALGKRLSDEFGPRGVRVNTVSPGVVGSPLWLGPDSFGTNVAAAQGISHEELVAGLGDIFNVASGRISEPEEVAALITFLVSDKSANIVGADLVIDGGTIKTV; encoded by the coding sequence ATGGATCTGGAACTGACCGGCAGAACAGCGGTTGTCACCGGAGCGAGCCGCGGGATCGGATTGGCCATCGCCGAGGCGCTGACCGCCGAAGGTGTGCAGGTCGTCGGGGGCGCACGGACCATTACCCCCGAACTCGAAAAGGCCAGCGTCGCCGCGATCTCGGCCGATCTGAGCACCCCGGAGGGAGCGACGCGGCTGATCGACGGTGCACTCGCCGAGCTCGGCGGTATCGATATTCTGGTCAACAATGTGGGTGCCGGTGATGCGGATCTACTGGGGTTGGGTGGTTTTCTCGACGTCACCGATGATCAGTGGCGGAAGCTGTTCGACCTCAATCTCTTCAGCGCTGTCTGGGCGACCCGGGCGGCCCTGCCGAGTCTGCTGCAACGGCGTGGATCGATCGTGAACATCTCCTCGATCTTCGCCCGCACCCCGACCCCCGGCCCGATAGGCTACAGCGAGGCCAAGGCCGCTCTGTCCGCACTCGGCAAACGGCTCAGCGACGAGTTCGGCCCGCGCGGGGTGCGGGTCAACACCGTATCGCCAGGGGTCGTGGGTAGCCCGCTGTGGCTCGGGCCGGATAGCTTCGGGACCAACGTTGCCGCAGCACAAGGTATTTCGCATGAGGAACTGGTCGCCGGCCTCGGCGATATTTTCAATGTCGCCTCCGGTCGGATCTCCGAGCCGGAAGAGGTGGCGGCACTGATCACCTTCCTCGTTTCCGATAAATCCGCCAATATCGTGGGCGCGGATCTCGTCATCGACGGCGGCACTATCAAGACCGTCTGA
- a CDS encoding ATP-binding cassette domain-containing protein: MDTSSITIRGARTHNLDGLDLDIPRHRLVVFAGRSGSGKSSLVFDTVAAEAGFQLNETYPPFVRNRLPKWARPEVDHIDGISPVVVIDQRRIGGNARSTVGTITDTWTYLRLLYSRIGEPQVGESNHFSFNEPAGMCPACSGLGDVVVSATELFLDLDKSLAGGAVLLPGFGHGGYWYEQYAGIGVFDADTPVREWSGLEREALLHGGAAAAQLGRRPPEDYEGIVERFERIHLHTSDNLSERKQETIRRFTRSERCAECDGDRLNKQSRAVTVLGHTIGEMSRMEVTELAALVATVDVPRIAPVVEALRARLEAMTTIGLGYLTLGRATTTLSGGESQRIKTVRHLGSSLVEMTYVVDEPTVGLHPTDVESMIRLLARLRDSGNSVLVVEHDPAVMACADQIVELGPGAGAAGGRLVFQGTFTELRAADTPTARALARQRPAEPDTRPATGKLAVADARRNNLRGVCVDIPAGVLTVLTGVAGSGKSSLAAEFAAEHKAIVVDQKPVSANRRSTPITYTGIAPAIRKLFARHTRAPVALFSANSEGGCADCGGLGVLYTDLAFMDGREMVCDSCRGRRFTPEALAHTVDGLSIADVDELTVSQALQRLAEPAITRALGRLDEVGLGYLRLGESLSGLSGGECQRLKIAKELRESPEPAVYLLDEPTTGLHPADIDTLLRVLDALVDDGHTVLVIEHNLEVIRHADWLIDLGPGPGRHGGTVLFEGPVADYTGRETPTSRALAAP, translated from the coding sequence ATGGACACGAGCAGCATCACGATCCGCGGCGCGCGGACGCACAACCTGGATGGTCTGGACCTCGACATCCCCCGCCACCGGCTGGTCGTTTTCGCCGGGCGGTCCGGATCCGGCAAGTCATCGCTGGTATTCGATACCGTGGCGGCGGAGGCGGGCTTCCAGCTCAACGAGACCTATCCGCCGTTCGTGCGCAACCGATTGCCGAAGTGGGCGCGACCGGAGGTCGACCATATCGACGGGATCTCCCCGGTGGTGGTGATCGACCAGCGCCGCATCGGCGGCAATGCCCGCTCGACGGTCGGCACCATCACCGACACCTGGACCTATCTGCGCCTGCTGTACTCCCGGATCGGTGAGCCGCAGGTCGGGGAATCCAACCATTTCTCCTTCAACGAACCGGCGGGGATGTGCCCGGCTTGCTCAGGGCTGGGTGACGTCGTGGTGAGCGCCACCGAATTGTTCCTCGACCTGGACAAGAGTTTGGCCGGCGGCGCGGTGCTGCTGCCGGGGTTCGGCCATGGTGGGTACTGGTACGAGCAGTACGCGGGTATCGGCGTCTTCGATGCCGATACGCCAGTACGGGAATGGAGTGGGCTCGAACGGGAGGCACTACTGCACGGCGGCGCCGCGGCAGCACAACTCGGCCGCCGTCCGCCCGAGGACTACGAGGGCATCGTAGAGCGATTCGAGCGGATTCACCTGCACACATCCGATAACCTGTCCGAACGTAAACAGGAGACGATCCGCCGGTTCACCCGCTCCGAACGCTGCGCCGAATGCGACGGTGACCGGCTGAACAAGCAATCGCGCGCCGTCACCGTACTGGGCCACACGATCGGCGAGATGTCCCGGATGGAGGTCACCGAACTCGCCGCCCTCGTCGCGACCGTCGACGTGCCCCGAATTGCCCCGGTGGTCGAAGCCTTGCGCGCCCGGCTGGAGGCGATGACCACCATCGGACTCGGCTACCTCACGCTCGGCCGGGCCACGACGACACTGTCCGGGGGCGAATCCCAGCGGATCAAAACGGTGAGACACCTGGGTTCCAGCCTCGTCGAAATGACCTACGTGGTCGACGAGCCGACCGTCGGCCTGCATCCCACCGATGTCGAGTCGATGATCCGGCTGCTCGCCCGATTACGCGACAGTGGGAACAGCGTGCTGGTCGTCGAACACGATCCGGCCGTGATGGCCTGCGCCGATCAGATCGTGGAGCTCGGCCCCGGTGCGGGCGCGGCGGGTGGGCGCCTGGTGTTCCAGGGAACGTTCACCGAGCTTCGCGCGGCGGATACGCCGACAGCTCGCGCGTTGGCGCGGCAGCGCCCGGCCGAGCCGGACACGCGCCCCGCCACCGGAAAACTCGCCGTGGCCGATGCGCGCCGCAATAATCTGCGCGGAGTCTGCGTGGATATCCCCGCCGGGGTCCTGACTGTGCTCACCGGCGTGGCCGGATCCGGAAAGTCCAGCTTGGCAGCCGAATTCGCCGCCGAGCACAAGGCGATAGTGGTCGATCAGAAACCGGTGAGCGCCAATCGCCGTTCCACCCCGATCACCTATACCGGTATCGCTCCCGCGATCCGCAAGCTCTTCGCCCGGCACACCCGGGCGCCCGTGGCGCTGTTCAGCGCCAACTCCGAAGGAGGCTGTGCGGATTGCGGCGGGCTGGGCGTCCTCTACACCGACCTCGCGTTCATGGACGGCCGGGAAATGGTCTGCGACAGTTGCCGCGGTCGGCGGTTCACCCCCGAAGCGCTCGCCCACACAGTGGACGGTCTGTCCATCGCCGATGTCGACGAGCTCACCGTAAGCCAGGCCCTGCAGCGACTGGCCGAACCGGCGATCACCCGAGCGCTGGGCCGGCTCGACGAAGTCGGGCTCGGGTATCTGCGACTGGGTGAATCGCTGAGCGGGCTGTCCGGCGGTGAATGCCAGCGCCTCAAGATCGCCAAAGAACTACGGGAATCGCCCGAACCCGCCGTGTATCTACTGGACGAGCCGACCACCGGACTGCATCCGGCCGATATCGATACGCTGCTGCGGGTGCTCGACGCACTGGTGGACGACGGTCACACGGTCCTCGTCATCGAGCACAACCTGGAGGTGATCCGGCACGCGGACTGGCTGATCGACCTCGGCCCGGGTCCGGGCAGGCACGGCGGCACAGTGCTTTTCGAGGGACCGGTGGCCGACTACACCGGCCGCGAAACGCCCACGTCGCGGGCGCTCGCGGCCCCATGA
- a CDS encoding helix-turn-helix transcriptional regulator encodes MADVTERMLALLSTLQTGRAYSGDELARRLGSSPRTLRRDVERLRGYGYPVETRPGPGGYYRLRAGRTLPPLHLDDDEAIATLLGLAALGATGPAAAGGLDDAATRAYGKIDQFLPARLRPRAAAIRASLDTRRSAAPAVAPEHLATLAAAIADRETVVFAYTDARGRASTRRVHPYRQIHQHLRWYLLAWDTGRADWRVFRADRVTELLRTGAHYEPRPLPADSAVGFLQRGLDIGKQRVDVLVAAPLERVVDALAYQHAELTAYDAEHTAVTVRLDTWQWLVGALAFLDTDFTISAPADFLAGYETFAKRVLAAVAARSASCPPTHSHSP; translated from the coding sequence GTGGCGGATGTGACCGAACGAATGCTGGCGCTGCTGTCGACCCTGCAGACCGGTCGGGCCTACTCCGGCGACGAGCTGGCGCGCCGGCTCGGCAGCAGTCCACGTACTCTGCGCCGGGACGTCGAACGTCTACGCGGATATGGCTATCCGGTGGAAACCCGCCCCGGTCCCGGCGGCTACTACCGCCTGCGGGCCGGGCGCACACTCCCGCCATTGCATCTGGACGATGACGAAGCGATCGCGACCCTGCTCGGCCTGGCCGCCCTCGGCGCCACCGGTCCCGCCGCCGCGGGCGGGCTGGACGATGCCGCGACCCGCGCCTACGGCAAAATCGACCAGTTCCTGCCTGCCCGGCTCCGGCCGCGGGCGGCGGCAATTCGCGCCAGCCTGGACACACGCCGCAGCGCCGCGCCCGCAGTGGCACCCGAACACCTCGCCACCCTCGCCGCCGCCATCGCGGACCGGGAGACCGTGGTCTTCGCCTACACCGATGCCCGCGGCCGGGCGAGCACGCGACGGGTTCACCCCTATCGGCAGATCCATCAGCATCTGCGCTGGTACCTGCTCGCTTGGGATACCGGCCGCGCCGACTGGCGCGTCTTCCGCGCGGACCGTGTCACCGAGTTGCTGCGTACCGGCGCGCACTACGAACCGCGGCCTCTACCCGCCGATTCGGCGGTCGGATTTCTACAGCGCGGTCTCGACATCGGCAAACAGCGCGTCGATGTACTCGTGGCGGCGCCGCTGGAGCGGGTCGTGGACGCCCTGGCCTATCAACACGCCGAGCTGACCGCCTACGACGCCGAACACACTGCTGTCACCGTTCGGTTGGACACCTGGCAGTGGCTGGTCGGCGCACTGGCGTTCCTCGACACCGATTTCACCATCTCGGCACCCGCTGACTTCCTGGCGGGATACGAAACCTTCGCGAAACGTGTGCTCGCCGCGGTGGCAGCCCGGTCGGCGTCCTGCCCGCCTACGCACTCGCATTCGCCTTGA
- a CDS encoding DUF3556 domain-containing protein: protein MGGTDRLFGILRPNLPVVDFDEWSRGTRAEKIRPMARHWAEVGFGTPALLHLCYVGKIGLYILGGWLFALTTAGIDGFTSVGTWWSEPIVFQKVVLFTMLFEVVGLGCGFGPLNNRFFPPMGSILYWLRPGTIRLPPWPGRVPGTRGDRRTLFEVVLYAALLLLLLVALVSNGTGPDTVLDTSVGVLPVWQIAAILGVLAVLGLRDKTIFLAARGEVYAALAVTFLFGGAESIVGAKIVFVVIWVGAAVSKLNKHFPFVVSTMMSNSPVVRPRALKRLFFERFPDDLRPGRLSRWFAHGGTAVEMCAPLVLFFSHGGWPTALAAAALICFHLVILTAIPMGVPLEWNVFMIFGVLTLFVAHADIGISAVDNPVPVVLLLLVLAGVVALGNLFPRTVSFLPGMRYYAGNWDTTLWCIRPSADAKIREGIVAVATMPAAQLQRFYGSPEAAQIPLFLGYAFRAFNTHGKALFTLAHRAMADQDEADYVLTDGERICSTALGWNFGDGHLHGEQLIAALHQRCGFEPGEVRVVLLDAQPIHRQTQRYRLVDAATGEFESGSVRVADMVVRQPWDDDVPVFPER, encoded by the coding sequence GTGGGCGGAACAGATCGGTTGTTCGGCATTCTCCGGCCGAACCTGCCGGTGGTCGATTTCGACGAATGGAGCAGGGGCACCCGGGCGGAGAAGATCCGTCCGATGGCGCGGCACTGGGCCGAGGTAGGGTTCGGCACCCCGGCCCTCTTGCATCTCTGCTACGTCGGCAAGATCGGGCTCTACATCCTCGGTGGGTGGTTGTTCGCTCTGACCACCGCGGGTATCGACGGATTCACCTCGGTCGGTACGTGGTGGTCGGAGCCGATCGTGTTCCAGAAGGTCGTCCTCTTCACCATGCTGTTCGAGGTGGTCGGACTCGGCTGCGGATTCGGGCCGCTGAACAACCGGTTCTTCCCGCCCATGGGATCGATCCTGTACTGGTTGCGGCCCGGCACGATTCGCCTGCCGCCGTGGCCGGGCCGGGTGCCCGGGACCCGGGGCGATCGCCGCACCCTGTTCGAGGTGGTGTTGTACGCGGCGCTGCTGCTCCTGCTGCTGGTGGCGCTCGTCTCGAACGGAACCGGGCCGGATACCGTGCTCGATACCTCCGTCGGTGTCCTGCCCGTCTGGCAGATCGCGGCGATACTCGGCGTGCTGGCGGTGCTGGGGCTCCGTGACAAGACGATTTTCCTGGCGGCGCGCGGCGAGGTGTACGCGGCACTCGCGGTCACCTTCCTCTTCGGCGGTGCGGAGTCGATCGTCGGTGCCAAGATCGTTTTCGTCGTCATCTGGGTCGGTGCGGCGGTATCGAAACTGAACAAACATTTCCCGTTCGTGGTGTCGACCATGATGTCGAACAGCCCGGTGGTGCGGCCGCGGGCACTCAAACGGCTGTTCTTCGAACGTTTCCCCGACGATCTGCGGCCGGGACGACTGTCGCGGTGGTTCGCGCACGGGGGTACCGCGGTGGAGATGTGCGCGCCGCTGGTCCTGTTCTTCTCCCACGGCGGCTGGCCGACAGCGCTCGCCGCCGCCGCGCTGATCTGCTTTCATCTGGTGATCCTCACGGCGATCCCGATGGGGGTGCCGCTCGAGTGGAACGTTTTCATGATTTTCGGGGTACTGACACTGTTCGTCGCCCACGCCGATATCGGTATCTCCGCGGTGGACAACCCGGTGCCCGTGGTGCTGCTCCTGCTCGTTCTCGCGGGAGTGGTCGCACTCGGAAACCTGTTCCCGCGCACAGTGTCGTTCCTGCCGGGGATGCGGTACTACGCCGGTAACTGGGACACCACGCTGTGGTGTATCCGGCCGTCGGCCGACGCGAAGATCCGCGAGGGCATCGTCGCCGTCGCCACCATGCCGGCCGCGCAGTTGCAGCGGTTCTACGGAAGCCCGGAGGCCGCGCAGATTCCGCTGTTCCTCGGCTACGCCTTCCGCGCCTTCAACACCCACGGCAAAGCGCTGTTCACACTGGCGCATCGAGCCATGGCCGATCAGGACGAAGCGGACTACGTCCTCACCGACGGTGAGCGGATCTGCTCCACGGCCCTGGGCTGGAACTTCGGCGACGGTCACCTGCACGGCGAACAACTGATCGCCGCCCTGCATCAGCGCTGCGGCTTCGAGCCGGGTGAGGTCCGGGTGGTGCTACTGGACGCGCAGCCGATCCATCGGCAGACCCAGCGCTATCGGCTCGTGGATGCCGCGACGGGTGAGTTCGAGAGCGGATCGGTGCGGGTCGCCGATATGGTCGTCCGGCAGCCCTGGGACGACGATGTGCCGGTGTTCCCGGAGAGGTGA
- a CDS encoding CinA family protein yields MPPVLGRARDHAEELAAVADRTGIRVAVAESLTSGQLAAALGAANNSGEWFRGAVVAYSRAVKHHVLGVPEGPVVSEASAGAMAEGVRTLFEATLAVGVTGAGGPDPQDGREPGSVWFAVAAGGGVTTEFRMFEGDPAEILDQAVEHAVRLLLDTARELEGRPGPPA; encoded by the coding sequence ATGCCGCCTGTGCTCGGGCGAGCTCGTGATCACGCCGAGGAGCTCGCCGCTGTCGCGGACCGCACCGGAATCCGGGTAGCGGTCGCGGAGTCGCTGACGTCCGGGCAGCTCGCGGCGGCGTTGGGCGCGGCGAACAACTCGGGTGAGTGGTTCCGTGGTGCGGTGGTGGCCTACAGCCGCGCGGTGAAACATCATGTGCTCGGTGTTCCCGAAGGCCCGGTGGTCTCGGAGGCGTCGGCGGGCGCGATGGCCGAGGGGGTCCGCACTCTGTTCGAGGCCACCTTGGCTGTCGGGGTGACCGGTGCGGGTGGTCCGGATCCGCAGGACGGGCGGGAGCCGGGGTCGGTGTGGTTCGCGGTCGCCGCCGGCGGCGGAGTCACCACGGAATTCCGGATGTTCGAGGGTGACCCGGCCGAAATCCTGGACCAGGCGGTCGAGCACGCGGTGCGACTGTTGCTCGATACGGCGCGGGAATTGGAGGGTCGGCCGGGCCCGCCCGCATGA
- a CDS encoding penicillin-binding transpeptidase domain-containing protein, giving the protein MRTDRKPVVLLTALGLTLAGCSSGPPEPDTVADHFAEALNSDDVAAAAALTDDPGRAGDTLGTLYDGLGKEATFEVAGVRDDTFTLEVTWKFGAEGNKEWKYTTTGTAGETDGGWRVHWDPATVAPGLDTGPLSYAPVYPKPARVLDTAGGELMTEQVVTLVQLAPGADTVAAASLLAPFAPGITAASLDAELAATPGNPVTAISLREADVAPIRAALTATRGVTLAPQTRLLTTDKAMSAPTLSGLSELWQQQADEAAGWAVRAQTGDGTLRVAGEDPQLTADIRSTVDVGLQRAAETALDPIGTPAAIVAIRPSTGEILAVGQNAAADSAGPIALTGLYPPGSTFKTVTTAAVLDAGRATPGTVLPCPGVADIEGRRIPNDDSFDLGQVPLHTAFARSCNTTMAGLAVELPPEALKNTAERLGLGVDYLTPGLTTVTGSVPVAQTPAERVEASIGQGRVTASPFGMALVAASVAHGSTPAPVMVAGSPGKPDRTPPPLPAAVTADLKTMMRETITAGTATQLADVPGLLGKTGTAEYGDNSNAHGWFIGIQDDLAFAVFVADAGSSGPAVDAAGRMLRAPR; this is encoded by the coding sequence GTGCGCACCGATCGGAAACCCGTCGTCCTCCTGACCGCCCTCGGTCTGACGCTGGCCGGTTGCTCCTCCGGGCCGCCCGAGCCGGATACCGTCGCCGACCACTTCGCCGAAGCCCTGAACAGCGATGATGTCGCCGCCGCCGCCGCGCTCACCGACGATCCGGGGCGCGCCGGCGACACCCTCGGCACGCTCTACGACGGATTGGGCAAAGAAGCGACCTTCGAGGTCGCCGGTGTGCGCGACGATACCTTCACCCTCGAGGTGACCTGGAAGTTCGGCGCCGAGGGAAACAAGGAGTGGAAGTACACCACCACCGGCACCGCCGGGGAGACCGACGGCGGCTGGAGGGTGCACTGGGATCCGGCCACTGTCGCGCCGGGCCTCGACACCGGGCCACTGAGTTACGCACCGGTCTATCCGAAACCCGCCCGGGTGCTCGATACGGCGGGCGGAGAACTCATGACCGAGCAGGTCGTGACGCTGGTGCAATTGGCGCCGGGCGCCGACACCGTCGCCGCGGCGAGTCTGCTCGCCCCGTTCGCGCCCGGGATCACCGCTGCCTCGTTGGATGCCGAACTGGCCGCCACACCGGGCAATCCGGTGACGGCGATCAGTTTGCGCGAGGCCGACGTCGCGCCGATCCGTGCCGCGCTGACCGCGACACGCGGGGTGACCCTGGCCCCGCAGACACGACTGCTGACCACCGACAAAGCGATGTCCGCGCCCACCCTGTCCGGATTGAGTGAGCTGTGGCAGCAGCAGGCCGACGAGGCCGCGGGCTGGGCGGTGCGCGCGCAGACAGGCGACGGCACGCTACGGGTAGCAGGCGAGGATCCGCAGCTCACCGCCGATATCCGGTCCACTGTCGATGTCGGCTTGCAGCGCGCCGCGGAAACCGCTCTGGATCCGATCGGCACGCCCGCGGCGATCGTCGCCATACGGCCGTCCACCGGTGAGATCCTCGCGGTCGGGCAGAACGCCGCGGCGGATTCCGCCGGGCCGATCGCGCTGACCGGTCTGTATCCACCGGGTTCGACATTCAAGACGGTCACCACCGCGGCCGTGCTGGACGCGGGGCGCGCCACGCCGGGCACGGTGCTGCCCTGCCCGGGCGTCGCCGATATCGAGGGCCGGCGCATTCCCAACGACGACAGTTTCGATCTGGGGCAGGTGCCGCTGCACACCGCCTTCGCCCGCTCCTGCAACACCACCATGGCCGGGCTCGCCGTGGAGTTGCCGCCGGAAGCATTGAAGAACACCGCGGAACGGCTCGGTCTGGGTGTGGACTACCTGACCCCCGGCCTGACCACCGTGACGGGGAGCGTTCCGGTGGCGCAGACCCCGGCGGAGCGGGTGGAGGCCAGTATCGGTCAGGGACGGGTGACGGCCTCGCCGTTCGGGATGGCGCTGGTCGCCGCGTCCGTCGCGCACGGATCCACGCCGGCTCCCGTGATGGTGGCCGGTTCCCCGGGCAAGCCCGATCGGACGCCGCCGCCGTTACCCGCCGCGGTCACCGCGGACCTGAAGACCATGATGCGGGAAACCATCACGGCGGGAACCGCCACTCAGCTCGCCGACGTTCCGGGTCTGCTGGGTAAGACCGGTACCGCCGAATACGGCGACAACAGTAATGCGCACGGCTGGTTCATCGGGATCCAGGATGATCTCGCGTTCGCGGTGTTCGTCGCCGACGCGGGCAGTTCCGGGCCCGCCGTCGACGCGGCCGGACGAATGTTGCGGGCGCCGCGCTGA
- a CDS encoding pyridoxal phosphate-dependent aminotransferase, translating to MSSRSPTVDRLRPFAATIFAEMTELAVRHEAVNLGQGFPDSDGPAGMLEVARAAIADGLNQYPPGRGMPVLRAAIAADRARRYGTGYDPDTEVLVTVGATEAVSAAVLGLVEPGAEVVLIEPYYDSYPAAVALAGARRRTARLVADGDRFVLDHDSLRAAITPATRMLILNSPHNPTGTVLDRADLAAIAEIACEHDLLVLTDEVYEHLVYDGAEHLSMATFPGMAERTLVVSSAAKTFSVTGWKIGWICGAAPLIDAVLAAKQFLTFVGGGPFQPAVAHALTHELDWVAGLRNTLSEQRLRLSAALTDTGFRVHPSAGSYFVCADIRPLGEQDGMRFCRELPGRLGVAAVPVSVFTDDPDSWRQLVRFTFCKRRQTLDEGVRRLRSANTG from the coding sequence ATGTCTTCCCGATCCCCCACCGTCGACCGGCTGCGTCCCTTCGCCGCCACGATCTTCGCCGAGATGACCGAACTCGCGGTCCGGCACGAGGCCGTCAACCTGGGGCAGGGCTTTCCGGACAGCGACGGACCCGCGGGCATGCTGGAGGTGGCCCGCGCCGCGATCGCCGACGGCCTCAACCAGTACCCGCCGGGCCGCGGTATGCCGGTGCTGCGCGCCGCGATCGCCGCGGACCGCGCCCGCCGCTACGGCACCGGCTACGACCCGGATACCGAGGTGCTGGTGACGGTCGGGGCTACCGAGGCGGTCAGCGCGGCGGTGCTCGGGTTGGTGGAACCGGGCGCGGAAGTGGTACTGATCGAGCCCTACTACGATTCCTATCCCGCGGCTGTCGCGCTGGCCGGGGCGCGACGGCGCACCGCGCGGTTGGTCGCCGACGGCGATCGCTTCGTTCTCGACCACGACAGTCTGCGCGCCGCGATCACTCCGGCCACCCGCATGCTGATCCTGAATTCACCGCACAACCCCACCGGGACAGTTCTCGATCGCGCCGATCTGGCGGCGATTGCCGAGATCGCGTGCGAACACGATCTGCTGGTGCTGACCGACGAGGTGTACGAACATCTCGTCTACGACGGCGCCGAACACCTGAGTATGGCCACGTTCCCCGGGATGGCCGAACGGACCCTGGTGGTGTCCAGTGCCGCGAAGACGTTCAGTGTCACCGGCTGGAAGATCGGCTGGATCTGCGGCGCGGCTCCCCTGATCGACGCCGTGCTCGCCGCGAAACAGTTCCTCACCTTCGTCGGTGGCGGACCGTTCCAACCCGCGGTGGCGCATGCGCTGACCCATGAACTCGATTGGGTGGCCGGGCTCCGCAACACCCTGTCCGAACAACGGTTGCGCTTGTCCGCCGCGCTCACCGATACCGGCTTCCGCGTACATCCGAGTGCGGGGAGCTATTTCGTATGCGCCGATATCCGGCCGCTGGGCGAGCAGGACGGGATGCGGTTCTGCCGGGAACTGCCCGGGCGCCTCGGTGTCGCGGCGGTCCCGGTGAGCGTTTTCACCGATGACCCGGACTCCTGGCGGCAACTCGTCCGGTTCACCTTCTGTAAACGGCGCCAGACGCTGGACGAGGGCGTGCGCCGGCTGCGCTCGGCGAACACCGGATAG
- a CDS encoding DoxX family protein, whose translation MASRGSQSVPTTPARRTARYLLSAALVFAGLSHLFWAREEFQAQVPDWVPMDKDGVVMASGGVEIMLGAGLAVFTRDRVRMGRIAALFFAAVFPGNIAQWQGHRTAFRLDTDRKRFVRLLFQPVLILWALWSTGIPRGAKG comes from the coding sequence ATGGCCAGTCGCGGATCGCAGAGTGTGCCCACCACACCGGCTCGCCGGACCGCCCGCTATCTGTTGTCGGCGGCGCTGGTCTTCGCCGGTCTCAGCCACCTTTTCTGGGCCCGGGAGGAGTTCCAGGCCCAAGTGCCCGATTGGGTACCGATGGACAAGGACGGTGTGGTGATGGCCTCCGGCGGGGTCGAGATCATGCTCGGCGCGGGCCTGGCCGTGTTCACCCGCGACCGCGTCCGAATGGGCCGGATCGCCGCGCTGTTCTTCGCCGCGGTGTTCCCCGGCAATATCGCCCAGTGGCAGGGGCACCGCACAGCCTTCCGGCTCGATACCGACCGGAAACGCTTCGTACGGCTGCTGTTCCAGCCGGTGCTGATCCTGTGGGCCCTGTGGTCCACCGGGATTCCGCGCGGCGCGAAGGGATAG